In the genome of Amia ocellicauda isolate fAmiCal2 chromosome 3, fAmiCal2.hap1, whole genome shotgun sequence, one region contains:
- the alg8 gene encoding dolichyl pyrophosphate Glc1Man9GlcNAc2 alpha-1,3-glucosyltransferase isoform X2, with the protein MPSYKHLDTSEWTLDYPPLFAWFEYGLSHIAKYFDKEMLVVTNLNYASPATVIFQRLSVIFTDLLFIYAVKECLKCVRRNKEPKDLLEKPVFVLAVLLLCNFGLLIIDHIHFQYNGFLFGLLLLSVARHFQNRHLEGALLFALLLNFKHIYLYIAPAYGIYLLRSFCFTQNNPDGSIKWRSLSFTRFVVLGTIVCSVFALSFGPFIAMGHLPQVLSRLFPFKRGLCHAYWAPNFWALYNVADKTLSVLGVKLQWIEMDKLPKASMTGGLVQEFQHSVLPSVTPLVTLVCTITSVLPAVVCIWRNPQGPRGFLRCVIICALGSFMFGWHVHEKAILMAILPLSILAVESRRDAGIFVILATTGHFSLFPLLFTAPELPIKILLMLMFTVYSLTSLNMLFRKEGCLINCVEVAYLTGLVPLEIFCELVYPLTHWQQTLPFIPLLLTSVYCSLGVTYSFIKLYVSMFTRPKESDKNKRQ; encoded by the exons ATGCCTTCTTATAAACACTTA gACACCTCTGAATGGACTTTAGATTATCCTCCATTGTTTGCTTGGTTTGAATATGGCCTGTCCCACATTGCGAAGTATTTTGACAAAGAAATGCTGGTTGTGACCAATTTGAATTATGCCAGTCCTGCCACTGTCATCTTTCAGCGGCTCTCGGTCATCTTTACTGACCTTCTCTTCATTTATGCCGTTAAAGA GTGTTTAAAATGTGTGAGAAGAAATAAAGAACCCAAGGATCTCCTGGAGAAGCCAGTGTTTGTGTtggctgtgctgctgctgtgcaACTTTGGGCTCCTCATCATTGATC ACATCCATTTCCAATACAATGGCTTCTTGTTTGGCCTGCTGCTTCTCTCAGTTGCCAGGCACTTCCAG AACAGACACCTTGAAGGAGCTCTACTGTTTGCGTTGCTGCTgaattttaaacatatttaccTGTACATAGCTCCTGCATATGGAATCTACCTCCTGCGTTCTTTCTGCTTCACCCAGAACAATCCAG ATGGATCAATAAAGTGGAGGAGTTTAAGTTTCACTCGTTTTGTGGTTTTGGGAACAATTGTGTGCTCCGTCTTTGCTCTGTCCTTTGGGCCATTCATTGCTATG GGTCACCTTCCTCAGGTGCTGTCCAGACTCTTTCCCTTCAAGAGAGGACTGTGCCATGCCTACTGGGCACCCAACTTCTGGGCATTGTATAATGTGGCAGACAAAACTCTGTCCGTCTTAG GGGTGAAGCTACAATGGATTGAAATGGACAAGCTGCCCAAGGCCTCAATGACTGGGGGGTTAGTCCAGGAATTTCAGCACTCTGTCCTTCCCTCTGTGACTCCGTTAGTGACCCTGGTTTGCACCATCACTTCAGTCCTT CCTGCAGTTGTCTGTATTTGGCGTAACCCTCAGGGACCCCGAGGCTTTCTTCGGTGTGTGATTATCTGTGCTTTGGGATCTTTCATGTTTGGATGGCATGTACATGAAAAGGCTATTCTAATGGCCATCCTTCCATTGAG TATCTTGGCTGTGGAAAGCCGAAGAGATGCTGGAATATTTGTGATATTGGCAACCACAGGCCATTTCTCCCTCTTTCCCCTTCTCTTCACTGCTCCAG agctACCAATCAAAATCCTTCTCATGTTAatgtttacagtgtacagttTGACCTCACTAAATATGTTGTTCCG AAAAGAAGGCTGCCTGATTAATTGTGTGGAGGTAGCCTACCTCACTGGACTGGTCCCACTGGAGATCTTCTGTGAGCTTGTCTACCCTCTGACCCACTGGCAGCAAACCTTGCCCTTCATTCCTCTGCTGCTGACCTCTGTGTACTGTTCATTgggagttacttattccttcaTTAAGCTCTATGTCTCAATGTTCACAAGGCCAAAGGAGTCAGACAAGAATAAACGTCAGTGA
- the ndufc2 gene encoding NADH dehydrogenase [ubiquinone] 1 subunit C2, which produces MGLIPDEAKSLPPPGIVNRNSVWFGFMGWCTAMIHNCLNRRPALKSGVHRQVLMTSIGWFVGYHLTKWENYTNARRDRDMTQYMRLHPEEFHPQEKKTYAEILEDFHPIR; this is translated from the exons ATGGGACTCATACCGGACGAGGCTAAAAGTCTCCCTCCGCCGGGCATCGTGAACAGAAACTCGGTGTGGTTCGGGTTCATGGGCTGGTGCACAGCGATGATCCACAACTGTTTGAACCGGAGGCCGGCTCTGAAATCAG gAGTTCATCGTCAGGTCCTCATGACAAGCATTGGTTGGTTTGTAGGGTATCACCTCACCAAATGGGAGAATTACACTAATGCCAGGCGTGACCGAGACATGACCCAGTACATGAGATTGCACCCTGAGGAATTCCACCCACAAG AGAAGAAGACCTATGCTGAAATTCTGGAGGATTTCCACCCCATTCGCTAA
- the ccdc90b gene encoding coiled-coil domain-containing protein 90B, mitochondrial isoform X3 yields the protein MHCRYCKTLVNSVCKNRFQLQHPIQAAYYYQRRVQNGKELHTATALRSYDMRRVELTPLEQRKLTFDTHALVRDLQANGFAKEQAELIVTALVTLTTANMDIVYRDMVTGAHQEIALQQIMSHLDSIRKDMVILEKSEFSNLRAENEKMKTELQQVKQQLINTDVERSTLEATKKIDTEVASLKTLLESLKLDTIRYLAASVFSCLAIALGFYRLWK from the exons ATGCATTGCAGATACTGTAAGACTTTAGTTAATTCTGTTTGTAAAAACCGATTCCAATTACAACATCCAATCCAAGCCGCATATTATTACCAGCGCCGTGTGCAGAATGGGAAAG AGCTGCACACTGCAACAGCTCTCAGATCATATGACATGAGACGAGTGGAACTGACACCCCTTGAGCAAAGGAAATTAACATTTGATACCCATGCACTTGTGAGAGATCTGCAGGCCAAcg GTTTTGCAAAAGAACAAGCAGAACTAATTGTCACAGCACTCGTGACACTGACCACTGCCAATATGGATATAGTGTACAGAGACATGGTGACTGGAGCACATCAG GAAATAGCTCTTCAGCAAATAATGTCTCACCTGGATTCAATAAGGAAGGACATGGTGATTTTGGAGAAAAGCGAGTTTTCAAACCTGCGGGCTGAGAATGAG aaaatgaaaactgaGCTGCAACAGGTTAAACAACAACTAATC AATACCGATGTAGAGCGGAGCACATtggaagcaacaaaaaaaattgaCACAGAAGTGGCTTCGCTTAAAACTCTCCTAGAATCTCTCAAGCTTGACACCATACGGTACCTTGCAG CATCTGTTTTCTCCTGCCTGGCGATAGCATTGGGATTTTACCGTCTCTGGAAGTAA
- the ccdc90b gene encoding coiled-coil domain-containing protein 90B, mitochondrial isoform X2, whose protein sequence is MHCRYCKTLVNSVCKNRFQLQHPIQAAYYYQRRVQNGKELHTATALRSYDMRRVELTPLEQRKLTFDTHALVRDLQANGFAKEQAELIVTALVTLTTANMDIVYRDMVTGAHQEIALQQIMSHLDSIRKDMVILEKSEFSNLRAENEKMKTELQQVKQQLIEESRKVRAEAKLDINLERSRVNDMNTDVERSTLEATKKIDTEVASLKTLLESLKLDTIRYLAASVFSCLAIALGFYRLWK, encoded by the exons ATGCATTGCAGATACTGTAAGACTTTAGTTAATTCTGTTTGTAAAAACCGATTCCAATTACAACATCCAATCCAAGCCGCATATTATTACCAGCGCCGTGTGCAGAATGGGAAAG AGCTGCACACTGCAACAGCTCTCAGATCATATGACATGAGACGAGTGGAACTGACACCCCTTGAGCAAAGGAAATTAACATTTGATACCCATGCACTTGTGAGAGATCTGCAGGCCAAcg GTTTTGCAAAAGAACAAGCAGAACTAATTGTCACAGCACTCGTGACACTGACCACTGCCAATATGGATATAGTGTACAGAGACATGGTGACTGGAGCACATCAG GAAATAGCTCTTCAGCAAATAATGTCTCACCTGGATTCAATAAGGAAGGACATGGTGATTTTGGAGAAAAGCGAGTTTTCAAACCTGCGGGCTGAGAATGAG aaaatgaaaactgaGCTGCAACAGGTTAAACAACAACTAATC GAAGAAAGTCGTAAAGTCAGAGCCGAAGCCAAACTGGATATTAATTTGGAAAGGAGCAGAGTGAATGACATG AATACCGATGTAGAGCGGAGCACATtggaagcaacaaaaaaaattgaCACAGAAGTGGCTTCGCTTAAAACTCTCCTAGAATCTCTCAAGCTTGACACCATACGGTACCTTGCAG CATCTGTTTTCTCCTGCCTGGCGATAGCATTGGGATTTTACCGTCTCTGGAAGTAA
- the thrsp gene encoding thyroid hormone-inducible hepatic protein, whose protein sequence is MESAEVKLTKSCLLVALRCYSTAIRNMEQTIMLPSSLRDVLSEEPDDNGAAQGDGKDLYEYYLMLKSIRNIMESGLLPLDDRKGKSQPPFSGHLEPLQDTDPETLCHYHLRGLFSVLGHLTKKSQTLTRRYKEILGLSN, encoded by the coding sequence ATGGAGTCCGCCGAGGTGAAGCTCACCAAAAGCTGCCTACTTGTTGCACTGAGATGCTACAGCACTGCCATCCGCAACATGGAGCAAACCATCATGTTACCGAGCTCACTGCGGGACGTGCTGTCGGAGGAGCCCGATGACAACGGGGCTGCCCAGGGAGACGGAAAAGACCTGTACGAGTACTATCTCATGCTGAAGTCCATCAGGAACATTATGGAGAGTGGCCTGTTGCCCCTCGACGACCGCAAAGGCAAGAGCCAGCCCCCCTTCAGCGGCCACCTGGAGCCCCTCCAGGACACAGACCCCGAGACGCTCTGCCACTACCACCTGAGAGGgctgttctctgtgctgggaCACCTCACCAAGAAGTCTCAAACCCTCACCAGGAGGTACAAGGAAATCCTTGGCCTTTCTAACTAG
- the ccdc90b gene encoding coiled-coil domain-containing protein 90B, mitochondrial isoform X1, protein MHCRYCKTLVNSVCKNRFQLQHPIQAAYYYQRRVQNGKELHTATALRSYDMRRVELTPLEQRKLTFDTHALVRDLQANGFAKEQAELIVTALVTLTTANMDIVYRDMVTGAHQEIALQQIMSHLDSIRKDMVILEKSEFSNLRAENEKMKTELQQVKQQLIEESRKVRAEAKLDINLERSRVNDMFTEQEKKLLEVSTEFHKKNTDVERSTLEATKKIDTEVASLKTLLESLKLDTIRYLAASVFSCLAIALGFYRLWK, encoded by the exons ATGCATTGCAGATACTGTAAGACTTTAGTTAATTCTGTTTGTAAAAACCGATTCCAATTACAACATCCAATCCAAGCCGCATATTATTACCAGCGCCGTGTGCAGAATGGGAAAG AGCTGCACACTGCAACAGCTCTCAGATCATATGACATGAGACGAGTGGAACTGACACCCCTTGAGCAAAGGAAATTAACATTTGATACCCATGCACTTGTGAGAGATCTGCAGGCCAAcg GTTTTGCAAAAGAACAAGCAGAACTAATTGTCACAGCACTCGTGACACTGACCACTGCCAATATGGATATAGTGTACAGAGACATGGTGACTGGAGCACATCAG GAAATAGCTCTTCAGCAAATAATGTCTCACCTGGATTCAATAAGGAAGGACATGGTGATTTTGGAGAAAAGCGAGTTTTCAAACCTGCGGGCTGAGAATGAG aaaatgaaaactgaGCTGCAACAGGTTAAACAACAACTAATC GAAGAAAGTCGTAAAGTCAGAGCCGAAGCCAAACTGGATATTAATTTGGAAAGGAGCAGAGTGAATGACATG TTTACAGAACAGGAGAAGAAGCTTTTGGAAGTCAGTACAGAATTTCACAAAAAG AATACCGATGTAGAGCGGAGCACATtggaagcaacaaaaaaaattgaCACAGAAGTGGCTTCGCTTAAAACTCTCCTAGAATCTCTCAAGCTTGACACCATACGGTACCTTGCAG CATCTGTTTTCTCCTGCCTGGCGATAGCATTGGGATTTTACCGTCTCTGGAAGTAA
- the alg8 gene encoding dolichyl pyrophosphate Glc1Man9GlcNAc2 alpha-1,3-glucosyltransferase isoform X1 — translation MAAPTVNSWSWFPTLAIGISLLKCLLINTYHSTDFEVHRNWLAITHSLAVSKWYYEDTSEWTLDYPPLFAWFEYGLSHIAKYFDKEMLVVTNLNYASPATVIFQRLSVIFTDLLFIYAVKECLKCVRRNKEPKDLLEKPVFVLAVLLLCNFGLLIIDHIHFQYNGFLFGLLLLSVARHFQNRHLEGALLFALLLNFKHIYLYIAPAYGIYLLRSFCFTQNNPDGSIKWRSLSFTRFVVLGTIVCSVFALSFGPFIAMGHLPQVLSRLFPFKRGLCHAYWAPNFWALYNVADKTLSVLGVKLQWIEMDKLPKASMTGGLVQEFQHSVLPSVTPLVTLVCTITSVLPAVVCIWRNPQGPRGFLRCVIICALGSFMFGWHVHEKAILMAILPLSILAVESRRDAGIFVILATTGHFSLFPLLFTAPELPIKILLMLMFTVYSLTSLNMLFRKEGCLINCVEVAYLTGLVPLEIFCELVYPLTHWQQTLPFIPLLLTSVYCSLGVTYSFIKLYVSMFTRPKESDKNKRQ, via the exons ATGGCGGCGCCCACAGTGAACAGTTGGAGCTGGTTCCCGACGCTGGCAATCGGGATTTCTCTTTTAAAATGCCTTCTTATAAACACTTA CCATTCTACGGATTTTGAGGTACACAGAAACTGGCTTGCAATTACACACAGTTTAGCAGTCTCCAAATGGTACTATGAA gACACCTCTGAATGGACTTTAGATTATCCTCCATTGTTTGCTTGGTTTGAATATGGCCTGTCCCACATTGCGAAGTATTTTGACAAAGAAATGCTGGTTGTGACCAATTTGAATTATGCCAGTCCTGCCACTGTCATCTTTCAGCGGCTCTCGGTCATCTTTACTGACCTTCTCTTCATTTATGCCGTTAAAGA GTGTTTAAAATGTGTGAGAAGAAATAAAGAACCCAAGGATCTCCTGGAGAAGCCAGTGTTTGTGTtggctgtgctgctgctgtgcaACTTTGGGCTCCTCATCATTGATC ACATCCATTTCCAATACAATGGCTTCTTGTTTGGCCTGCTGCTTCTCTCAGTTGCCAGGCACTTCCAG AACAGACACCTTGAAGGAGCTCTACTGTTTGCGTTGCTGCTgaattttaaacatatttaccTGTACATAGCTCCTGCATATGGAATCTACCTCCTGCGTTCTTTCTGCTTCACCCAGAACAATCCAG ATGGATCAATAAAGTGGAGGAGTTTAAGTTTCACTCGTTTTGTGGTTTTGGGAACAATTGTGTGCTCCGTCTTTGCTCTGTCCTTTGGGCCATTCATTGCTATG GGTCACCTTCCTCAGGTGCTGTCCAGACTCTTTCCCTTCAAGAGAGGACTGTGCCATGCCTACTGGGCACCCAACTTCTGGGCATTGTATAATGTGGCAGACAAAACTCTGTCCGTCTTAG GGGTGAAGCTACAATGGATTGAAATGGACAAGCTGCCCAAGGCCTCAATGACTGGGGGGTTAGTCCAGGAATTTCAGCACTCTGTCCTTCCCTCTGTGACTCCGTTAGTGACCCTGGTTTGCACCATCACTTCAGTCCTT CCTGCAGTTGTCTGTATTTGGCGTAACCCTCAGGGACCCCGAGGCTTTCTTCGGTGTGTGATTATCTGTGCTTTGGGATCTTTCATGTTTGGATGGCATGTACATGAAAAGGCTATTCTAATGGCCATCCTTCCATTGAG TATCTTGGCTGTGGAAAGCCGAAGAGATGCTGGAATATTTGTGATATTGGCAACCACAGGCCATTTCTCCCTCTTTCCCCTTCTCTTCACTGCTCCAG agctACCAATCAAAATCCTTCTCATGTTAatgtttacagtgtacagttTGACCTCACTAAATATGTTGTTCCG AAAAGAAGGCTGCCTGATTAATTGTGTGGAGGTAGCCTACCTCACTGGACTGGTCCCACTGGAGATCTTCTGTGAGCTTGTCTACCCTCTGACCCACTGGCAGCAAACCTTGCCCTTCATTCCTCTGCTGCTGACCTCTGTGTACTGTTCATTgggagttacttattccttcaTTAAGCTCTATGTCTCAATGTTCACAAGGCCAAAGGAGTCAGACAAGAATAAACGTCAGTGA